The Actinomyces lilanjuaniae genome segment GATCAACGGGGTGGGGCCCGACGACCTGCGCGTGCGCGAGCTCTTCACCCGGCTGGGTGACGGGCAGGTCGAGGAGGTCATCCTGGCCACTGACCCTGACGTGGTGGGGGAGGCGACGGCTGCCTACCTGACCCGCATGCTGCACACAATGTCCGTGCCCGTGTCCCGTCTGGCCTCAGGACTGCCGGTGGGCAGCGACCTGGAGTACGCCGACGAGGTCACCCTGGGCCGGGCCTTCGAGGGGCGCCGCCGCGTGGAGGAGTGAGGCGGCGCCTGCCTGTCCTGGGGCTGCGCGGCCCGGGGGGCTGGCAGCCAGGTCCGCTTGCCAGGTCACAGCGTGACGGTGTCCGTGTCTCAGTCTGCTGACGTCGTGTTGTGAGCAGCGTCCTGCGGGAGGAGCCGGGTATACGGTTCAACCTATTATCCACGGGACGATGTCCTACCTGGGGACAAGGAGTCATGATGTGTACAGCGCTGCGCTTCTCTGACGTCCAGGGGCACATGTACTTCGGTCGCAACCTGGACTGGAGCCAGGGCTACGGCCAGCGTGTGGTCGTGACACCCACTGGTTACGGGCCCAGATCGCCTTTTGGGGCTGTCCCGGAGATCAGGTACCCGGTGATTGGCATGGGTATCGTCGTCGACGACGTCCCCCTCTACTTCGACGCCGCCAATAACCAGGGGCTGGCGGTCGCGGGACTGAACTTTCCTGGCTACGCGCAGTACGCCACTGGTCCTGTCGGCGGCATGACCAGTGTCGCCGCCTACGAGTTCCCGCTGTGGGTGGCCGCGGGCTTCGCCTCGGTTGACGAGGTCGAGGAGGCCCTGGCCAGCACGGTCGTGGTGGACCGTCCGGTCAACGATGATCTGCCCTCCTCCATGCTGCACTGGATCATCGGTGACTCCACCCGGTCGATCGTGGTGGAGCACACCGCCGAGGGCCTCCAGGTGTTCCACGACGACCTTGACGTGCTGGCGAACCAGCCTGGGTTCGCCTACCACGCCGAGAACGTCCGCAGCTATCTCAACGTGGTCAGCGACGTGCCCGACCCGGTGACGTGGGCGAGCTCCCGGCTGGTGCCCTACGGCTCGGGCGGTGGCATGCGCGGGTTGCCAGGTGACTACTACTCGCCCTCTCGGTTCGTGCGCGCCGCCTACCTGAACGCCCACTACCCGACCAAGACCACCGAGGAGGACAACGTCAGCCGTCTGTTCCACTCGCTGGCGGGGGTGGCCATGATCGACGGCGCGGCCCGTATGGGTGACGGACGCTACGAGATTACCGTCTACACCGGTGGCTTCTCCTCACGCACGAGCACCTACTACTACTCCACCTACGAGGACCCTGCGGTGCGCGCGGTGGCCATGGGTGACTACGACCTCACCGGCACGGAGCTGGTCCAGGTCGAGGCCTGAGCCCACAGGTGCCGGGTTGAGGGCACGAGGGCACCCGAGCAGGTTGCGGTGGCGGTCCCGAGCCCAGGTGCGTTGGGATGGGCGGCTGGTCCAGGCTTCTTCGGACCAACG includes the following:
- the bsh gene encoding choloylglycine hydrolase; the protein is MMCTALRFSDVQGHMYFGRNLDWSQGYGQRVVVTPTGYGPRSPFGAVPEIRYPVIGMGIVVDDVPLYFDAANNQGLAVAGLNFPGYAQYATGPVGGMTSVAAYEFPLWVAAGFASVDEVEEALASTVVVDRPVNDDLPSSMLHWIIGDSTRSIVVEHTAEGLQVFHDDLDVLANQPGFAYHAENVRSYLNVVSDVPDPVTWASSRLVPYGSGGGMRGLPGDYYSPSRFVRAAYLNAHYPTKTTEEDNVSRLFHSLAGVAMIDGAARMGDGRYEITVYTGGFSSRTSTYYYSTYEDPAVRAVAMGDYDLTGTELVQVEA